Proteins encoded together in one Chelonoidis abingdonii isolate Lonesome George chromosome 1, CheloAbing_2.0, whole genome shotgun sequence window:
- the ATP6V1F gene encoding LOW QUALITY PROTEIN: V-type proton ATPase subunit F (The sequence of the model RefSeq protein was modified relative to this genomic sequence to represent the inferred CDS: inserted 1 base in 1 codon) has protein sequence MAGRGKLIAVLGDEDTVTGFLLGGVGELNKHRKPNFLVVEKDTSLTEIEETFRWGGRRARPPGRGISFADLIPHVLDGHHPRALPRAGDXSKEHPYDAA, from the exons ATGGCCGGGCGGGGGAAGCTGATCGCGGTGCTGGGGGACGAGGACACGGTGACGGGCTTCCTGCTGGGCGGGGTGGGCGAGCTCAACAAGCACCGCAAGCCCAACTTCCTGGTAGTGGAGAAGGACACGAGCCTGACCGAGATCGAGGAGACCTTCCGGTGGGGGGGCCGCCGGGCGCGACCACCGGGGCGCGGGAT TTCATTCGCGGATCTGATTCCGCACGTGCTGGACGGGCACCACCCTCGCGCGCTCCCCCGTGCTGGAG CCTCCAAGGAGCACCCATACGACGCCGCCTAG